CAATCGCAGTTAAAATATCTATACACATTGATCGAAAAGACATCTctacacattttttttaaaaaaagattatcAGTAATACAGAAATTCAATTCAAAGATCTATACACATTCATCGAAAAAGACATCTatactcatttttttttaaaaaaatcattcgTAATATATAGATTCATATCAAGATCAGATATAGTCTTTAAAATCACGGATCATCCTCTGTTAAGATCACATAATCTCAGGGAAATTGCATATCAGAAACAAAAATGCAGTCTTAACATCTTATCTATCTATACACACATTTCACAACATCATGAAGGGCAtaaaaagttaaagaaatagaGCTGCATTAGAGATCCATAGATAGATGAAAGAGATAAGAACCTGAAGAGAGAGAGGCAAAATGTTAAACCCTAGAGAGAGAAAGTGGCACGAGCAGACCACAAGCACTggaatgaaatgaaatgaatatgTAACAAGTGCCAAAAATTGGGGAGATAAAAGGAACAAAAGGTTCTAGAAGGCGAAAGGAGACCGTACGATTAGAATATTGTGTGGCTAGGATTGATATATGAATTACACGACTGAGATTGGTTTCACATAGGGAAATGTAATCGGATGATATGCGTAATTTATATgacattatttaattaaatatgaaatttaagaaaaaatgattcatttttagaatttatgaTTCAAAACCAGACTTAAATATTAGtatatctttaaattattttataaataaatttaaattaaattagttttaaatgagAGGAAAGTCGGATGAATTCTTGTTATTGGTGGAAAATCGAATTTGGATTTTTGTGAATCGTGGACTCCATATCACATCAAGGCggacttttaattatttatattttaaattaaatgacTAAAATGTCCTTAGTGCCACCATCATTAACGGACAATgagcaaaataaataaagaaaacaatgTACTCCTCTTATTACTTGTTATTTAATATTAAGgattgaattaaaaaatatataataaaattttcttaattcATAAACTGGACAAgtaaaaaaataactatttttaatatgggatcaaataatatgaacCAGATAGAGTATTAAAAATAAACGTctgtttttatttgtttaatttaaaaaattgaaaaatatttttttatcatttaatttctaatttatcattattattaagTATTAACAATactcattttttaaaacattgaattttattatatttaaaggaTAACATGATAAAATTGGCATTCTATTCATTGTTTCATTAAAGAATTTGTTAAGTTAATATTgaacaaataataattaaacggggagattattttataatatttacttttcgCTGAACTTTAGTATCTATAATATTTACTCTTTTGTTTCTAAGTTTAAgatatataatatttactttctttttagGTTACAACCttataaggaaaaaaattaattctctaTAAATAGtgataacttttattttgacccaatttctcTAATTTTGTTCCTCCCTAATATTTCTGATTCTTCGTAGTAATAAATTAACTTGCATTCTtagtagtttttttttccaTCAGGTATCCGATATCTATCTTAGAATTCAATTAAATTTAGATTCACACCGAAAAGTCTCATATTGAGGGGTAAACCATTTCCTAACAAAGGCAATTCCATACCCAAGGGGTCTCGAACTCGAAACCTCTTAGTTAATGATAAAAGAGTATTTACCACTCCCTCGGAACCCTTGTTGATGCATTCTTAACAGTTATATagacttttactatttttatcatAGTATATGGTTTCCATTCCATTAAATGGTTCATTCTTTTATGGAAGGATTACATAAATCTCATAGTTTAAAAGTTAAttaaatcttatttttatttttttaaaattacaaaaataactTAAATTTAGTAGAATTCGGATACATCCCAAAATGTTTTGAAATATCAcgtgatgtatccgatcgatacatcGAGTAAAATAATGTATTTGATGTCTCGAAATAttacgtaaagtgatgtatccgagaatAGGGTGGAATAGGGACTTTTGTAATATTTTCCAAATagtagaaaattttagagaatatagtaaaataagttgtgtatttaagtaatttttttcctcttttatcCACATTTTTATTTCcactaatatttttattttgacaaaaaaaaacttatactGTAATTTTGTAAAGGTTGAACACATAGATAGGACCTTGAACTTGGTTGGTTTTTTCTCTCAGACACCTCAACCATTTGTCTTCCTATTGAACCCTTGAACCATACACAATTTGTACCTTTTAAACATTCATTGCTTGACATTGCATAAAACGTTTTATCACGTTTAAAGAGTGCGTAAAAAGTATTTAAAGAGGCTGATGTAGAATCCATTTTGGGATGTAAGGGGTCAATGTGGAATTCATTAAACGTGTTATCACATTTGAAGAGCACGTAAAAAGAAAGACCGTTAAATCATTTTCAAGCTCTCTTCAAACATGATAAACATTTTATGCAATGAGAGTAATAAATGTTTAAAGGTACAGATTATGTATGGTTCGGGGGTTCAATAGGAAGGTAGCATAGCTGAGCTGCCTGAAAGGAAAAACCCAACCAAGTTCAAGGACCTATGTATGTTTTTAGCCTTTTGTAAATCAAGCACCAACCATATTATATCTCGATATATCCGCGTAAAGTAATGTATCTGAGAATAGAAGAGAGtaagaatttttgaatttttttcaaatgataaattttttaaaaaaatatgataaaataaattgtgtatttaggtaatttttgtttcttttatccAAATTTTTATTTCcactaatatttttattttggcaAAAAACACTTATACTATAATTTTGTAAATCAAGCACCAACCATAATATATCCATTTGGAACATAGGGAGAAGATAAAATAAGGTGTTCCAATAGCAAGACAAAAAATAGTTTGTCTAATTTTATATTCATTGGAAATTTCgttaatgacaaatatattcTCAATTTATTTATACGAAATTGAATGCCATGTTCTTTTTTCATGACTTTTAaaatcactattctttatcttGTAAGAACAAATTTACTcatgtgtttttatttttccttctatTTATCACAATCCAATACAAgcttaaatttatttattttttgggtttCCAATCTGAATTTCAATATTTACATTAAAAGTCTTATTAATTTAAATCCACACTATTTAAAATCTTATTAGAGAAAAGAAGCACTTTCTACTATTTCTTTTATACACTTGACATGACTCTCGTCATTTTCACAAGGAAAcatctttgagaaacaaatgTGAACGCATGGATGCTATAAATGATTCCTttcaaaattttgatgaaacttCTCTTACTATccaattatttttcatatagtGTCATGGAAATGGGAACGCGTGGTTTACAAAAGGGCCTCTCACGATCCAATACGTGTAAGATTCAATGACAATTTATTAGATactatttaaataaataaatttaatatattttaaaaatatatcaaaaaatgactataattaataataagaatatattaaaaattaataaaatgagtGATTTCCTTCtaaaattttgataattatcctccatttgaaataatttttaagatatagattaaatttgaaatctaaTTTTTACTGTCTGAATTTCGTACGTGTGGATGTCACATGGTGAGGATCTAGGGGCAGCATCAATTAAGCGGTCCAAGTTGCTCGCAGACCCATACCGTTCTTTTCAAAACTCCgtgctttttattttttgaattgctttattattaattaaagattttgagtttgaattttaaaaataaaatattttttattgaaagtGTTGTCTTAGAATAGTTTTTGCAGTGTGCGTATGAATTTAGAGCATGTTTGGATTGAAttaaaaattgatcaaatttatttttaaattatttttttagtttttgggAGTGTtttttgagtcgagggtctctcAAAAGCAACCGTTCTACTTGATAaaagtaaggtctgcgtacactttaccctccccagatccacattgtggaatttcactgagttgttgttgttgtagtttttGGGAGTGTTcgacaaaattaaaaataattaaaaataatttaaaataagtttaaaataatttttaaaaaattaaaaatctaaaataaaattctccctactttccatttttttgacttaaaaattattttaatttaattttttatttttaacttaaatattacttttttttcctatgAATCTAAACGGACTTTTAGTCAGAGCTTTAATCACTCTAAACAtcgaatgaaaaaataaaaaaaaatattttttctgtcAATGTCAACAAAAGGCAGCAAGTTTATCGGTCAGGTGCTGATGGTCATGTGCCCATTTCCACGCCACGATGTGGAAAACAATTGGGCTGCGAGGACACAAGGGTAGGAGAACACATAAGGAATCTTTAATTGTATTTCATGCGTTCACATTTGCTTTTTAAAGATGTTTTCTTCACAAATGACCTGCCTACCCTATATGTGTATGTCATTACTAACTCGCTTTGGTCAAATATTTGGGGGAGAAAATAAGGGATCGTTTGTAGCTGGATTACAGTTGAGATATGCAGgttttaaataaaatagtatTATATTTAATAGCTAATTAAAAagtgtataaaattaatattgtgTTTAATTTGCTATttaaaaattcatataattaatatatgtataatttatgaGAGAATATATAGATTATGTTATGTTGAATAAAAAGtgaaataactaatacatgtatatcTAATATGAGGTCTTTTGGTAGCTGATTTAGATGTGAGTTATGAATATATTAAATTCTACATAAGTAAGACCATGTTTTATAGTTAATTCAGAggtaaattattcatatataaaattaatatggagtttgatttgtaaaaTTCGCacaactaatatatatataagttatgagagaaatgaaaacctatgtatttctttattcaagatagaatgtgaaaaaattaatatttttaaaattaattagcaaaacattttttttttgaaattcccgAATAACTTGCAACTATTACAACCTCTGTTTTTTGGATGAATATTCTGTGGTGAGCACTTTGTGAGCAATGAATAAACCTTTCACTATGTAAAGTCTGCAACctacacaaaaaaatataaacaacatTAGACAAGTCTTATGCGACAGTAGAAATCATCCAAAAGACAAGCAAAAATATTTGCTTTTTATATAAACTAATGTTATTTACTTCTTTCTTGGAAGCATATCAATTAAATTATTCGTTGAGGaacaagggcattttagtcattAAAATAAACAGTTAAAAGTCCGCCCCTTGATGTGATGGAGTCCACGATTTTCACAAAAATCCAAAATTCTTCCAATTTTCAATTCACTCTCACCTACCATACAACGAATCCAAACATCCATATAAAGAAGAATTAAATCCCATTGGATTACATTGAAACCAATCTCAGCCGTCTATAATTGATATCTCAATCATAGCCATACGATCATTCTAATCCAACGGTGTACATTCACCTACTAGAACCTTCTCTTTCTTCTAAACCTCCCCTTATATCTTCCTCATTTGGCTTAAATCATTTCCAATTCATTTCAGTGCTTGTGGTCTGCTCGTGCCATTTCTCCTTCTCTAGAGTTTTAACGTTTTGCCATTTCCATTTCGCTTCTTCAGGTtcgtttttattttatttatgtatttaatcGATTTCTTAATGGTTGATTTGAAGTTTTCAAGCTCTTTTTATGTCCTTGATGTTGTGAAATATGGAGTATGAAATTTCTGGAACACCtgtttttttatatgtatttcaTCCATTTTTATGCTCGATTGAAGTTTTCCACTGCGTTCTTAGTGTAGTATTAAAATTTCTGAAGCACCTGTTTTGTTGGATCATCTGCTCCTAACAGAGGCGGATCTGTGAGTTTAAAGACTATCTGAACTTGATTTGAATTTACGTAGTACTattgataaaattttcaagaaaaaaagtaTAGAAATCGTTTTTCGATGAATGCATGTAGATGTTTTAACTATGATATTAGTTTGATCAGTGGTTTTAGTTTCTACgaactctttttcttttcttttctcaaatgTGAAGTTGATTGAAGTGTTCAAGCTCTTTTATGTCTTTGAAGTTGTGAAATATGTGTATAGATGTCTTCCACTGCTTTTTTTTAGTGTATATATCGGAGTACTAAAATTTCTGCAACACCTGTTTTGATGGACTATTTGCTCCTAACAGAGGAGGATCTGTGATTTTAAAGACTATATATGGACTTGATATGAATTTATGTAGTACTGTTGATAAAATTTTCAAGGAAAAAAGTATATAAGTTGTTTTTTGATGAATGCATATAGATGTTTACGATTTAAGTTTGACCAGAGGTTTTAGATTCTACcaactctttttcttttctttgctaAAGGGTTTAGGTAGGTGAAGTTGTTTTTAAGTAACAGTAGATATCTTAATGTGTATTGAATTGTGAAACTTGGATCTTATTGTACTTAATGTTGTGTAGAACAGTTGCTATGGGTAAGTGCTATCCAACTGTGAGCGAAGAGTACCTAAAGGCTGTTGACAAATGTAAAAGGAAACTTAGAGGACTCATTGCTGAGAAGAATTGTGCTCCTCTTATGCTCCGTCTCGCGTACGTTCTCTTCAATTGGTTTCTTGCTGATTCTGCAGATTCTGTTTGTACTTTTTTCgtttttgtaaatttttaaaACAGACCAACAAATGCTACTTAATTTCTCAATTTACTAAAGAGAAGTAATTTCTCCTCAGTTTGGCACGGTTTTTAATATGAGAATTCGGCATTTTTGTATTAATGATAATGGAGCTCTGTTTTAAATATGTTTGAATGATTAGTTTGGCAATGAATACTATACATTAGATCAAATGGTAGAatgaattataaattttgaGAATTGTGTATAACTGGATGGTATTACACATTTATGAATATTTCTAATAGGAAATGTCATGTGAATTGTGATATCATGGTATAATGACAGCAgcaattttttcaagaaaaaaagggAAAGTTGTTCCATCACCTTACAGATATTTTTTGTTGTCTCAGATGGCACTCTGCTGGTACCTATGACGTGTGCTCCAAAACTGGAGGTCCTTTTGGTACCATGAGGTTCAAAGCTGAGCAATCACATGGTGCAAACAATGGTATTGATATTGCTCTGAGACTCTTGGAGCCCATTAGGGAGCAGTTTCCCACTCTCTCCTATGCTGATTTCTATCAAGTATGTGCTTTGTATTGATTGTTAgttttttttaacatttttttatttgcttAACAAAGTGCAGAACTGACTTGTTATTATCTTTTTGGTGCAGTTGGCTGGTGTTGTTGCTGTTGAAGTTACTGGAGGACCTGATGTTCCCTTTCACCCTGGCAGAGAGGTTAGTTAGACTGTCTCTGCAGCTTTGTAGCAATTCAAATTGACTTGTAAATGACTAATGAGTAGTGCTTTCTTCCAAATTTTGAGGCCCTATTTGTAAGGAGATACTGACATGTGATACTGGGTACTATCCAAATTTTATGCTTTTGGCAAAAGTCTTTTCCAATTATATTAGTGAAATATTGCCCTATTGGTATTGTTAACTAAGACGTTATGATATACATATGCTTCATTACCGAAAATGTTTGTGTAATTAACTCCTGCATTGTGAATTCTAATTTGATGATTCATACTCTTTATCTTCCTTTTCCTACTTTGTGTACATAAACTtcgtattaattatatattcaaagTGTACCATGTTCATCCCTCGATACCAAATGATGGCAAGTCATATTTATACCGACTAGATTCTAATTTTGCAGCTTGTTGTTTGAGAAGTCCATACTGTTTGCTTATTTTGACATCTGTTTTCTTGCAACATATTGTAATGATTTGTAAGGTGACCGTTCTCTGCTTACAATTTATCTTTCATTAAAGTGCTCATGCTGGTCTATAAGTGACTTTACCTTGTCAATATTAAAATTACTCATTTTGTGAAATCTGAATCTATGTTAACATTACCTTGCCAGGACAAGCAAGAACCACCTGTTGAAGGTCGCTTGCCTGATGCCACCAAGGGTATGATAGACTGATAGCTTTATAGAGCAGATTTTGATTGCAAAACTCTGTGTAGAGGAACATAATATTTCTTGCAATTTGCCTGCCTTGATAATCATATGTAAACCTAATGCAGGCTCTGACCACTTGAGAGACGTGTTCGTGAAACAAATGGGTCTTTCTGACAAGGATATTGTTGCACTCTCTGGTGGCCATACCTTGGTTTGTTGCCTGCTCATACTGTTTATCTTATTTTCTGCAAGGTTCTATTCCTACATACTTATTTTCTTAGTGATATTTTCTCCAGGGAAGGTGCCACAAGGAACGTTCTGGTTTTGAGGGACCTTGGACCGTCAATCCCCTTATCTTTGACAACTCGTACTTTAAGTAAGAAGACCAAACAGAAATGCTTTTTTCAGTTCTCCATGTGGAATACTTGTTCAAAAAAAGTTGTTCATTTCTGGAGTACGGTTTTAACTGCAAGCTATTATCAGTCCATTTTGTTTATAAGACATTTGTTATTGTCAGGGAGCTTTTGAGTGGGGAAAAAGAAGGGCTCTTACAGTTGCCATCAGACAAGGCTCTCCTCTCTGATCCTGCCTTCCGTCCCCTTGTTGAGAAATATGCTGCGGTTAGTATATATAAACTGTAAATACTATTCATCTAAGTTGTAAAATGCTGGCTGTGTATACTGATAGGAGCAACTCTTTGCTTATGTCAGGATGAAGATGCCTTCTTTGCTGACTATGCTGAGGCTCATTTAAAGCTCTCTGAATTGGGGTAGGCATAATATGACTAATTGAAAACTCGTCTGTATATCTCTTTGTTATTGAAAGACACACGTACATCTCTTTCTTATTGAAAGGCACACGTACAATTCTGCTTAGATATTATGTCTAACctatcaatttatatttttaatgccAGATTTGCTGAAGCTTAAGATGGTGATGGGAAGAGTTGTGGGAGTGGTGgcatatttttgttaatgtTTCATTTCTGAAAAGCTCGCTGGAGTTGCTGTTTTTTGCTGCTctttatatcatgatttaatTTGGCAGCTACATTAGACGATGATATTGTCACTCTCTTCCAGCTTATTAATAAGTTTCAAGTATTTTGTTTTTGTATGCAATTACTTTGATGAACTTGGTATGTTAAGGAAAGAAATGCACGATGGAGTGATATGCTCCAACTTTCTCCCCTACATACTCTGGCAGAGAGCGTGCCCTGGATTAAAATCAGCTTAGTGATTTTTCCTCCCTTTGACATTATTTTCACTCAGTTGTCTAGTATGACTTACGTTATTGAGAACATAATACTAATATATGATAAATTGGTCTAGAGATTGTTCCGatgttttcctctcataataCTAATATGATAAATTGGTCTAGAGATCGTTCCGATGTTTTCCTGTTGTGTTTAGTGTTTGTTATTGGATAAAGGACAAGTGCAGTACATAGAGAAACATGGTGAATAGAAACTATTATTGTGGTCTGTGGATTAACGCTTTGTTAATTTTAAGAGTGGTAGTAATAACTAAGTTAAGATTgtcttaaaattattaaatcatTCAGATATAACGATTTATATATTCAGCTGTGAATGCCGAATAACACAAAGGAGCACCTTTTTATAGGATGGATATTGTGTCTGTTCCTTTTATAAGTCAAAAGTCTAATTTCCAAGTTTGGTGATATTAAAGAACTGAAAATCTGGTGTTCCACTTGTAATTTTAACAAACTGTTCAAAGCTTGGTAGGTCAGAAAGTGATGTCTCCATTTTGGATTCTGTATAATTTTTAGTACTACAGATTTTGAAATGGTGCATTGGTCTTGGATGAGAAAAGGTATTCTTGACCAAATgagaatatttttctttctccaAAATAGAAAGGTTACAACCTGGAAACCTTTCACAATCTTTGAGTCTTAACATCTAAAAGAACAAACAAGAGAGGAAAGCAACTTGACAGGGAAAAAAGTGATTACATTTTCTTTTGATTCCAGGCTGGGAAAAAAGTTTTCattgtaaaatttgaaaaaaaataggttttattttcaaagtgaaaaatgatatttgaaaattgtTATGTTTGGCTGTGAATACAAACTGGagttttttttgactttttgtgAGTAATATCAACATCATAAGCTTATACAGTTAATAAGATGAAAAATTAAATCTGGTTGGGGGTGGAGGGGGAGgggcttattttattttaggaaATAACacgtgataaatattttttgaaaaaaatatatattaaagaggGAGCTGTTAATTTCATGGATAAAAGTGTGTCAAAAAGACAAGTAGATAAGTATTTTTTAGCTTTTCCTATAATTCATGGTATTATTGAccctttttcaattttaaaatgttGACAGAGTGTATGTGACTATAAATAATGTTCGGGGTGAAGC
This Solanum dulcamara chromosome 8, daSolDulc1.2, whole genome shotgun sequence DNA region includes the following protein-coding sequences:
- the LOC129899031 gene encoding L-ascorbate peroxidase 1, cytosolic-like, coding for MGKCYPTVSEEYLKAVDKCKRKLRGLIAEKNCAPLMLRLAWHSAGTYDVCSKTGGPFGTMRFKAEQSHGANNGIDIALRLLEPIREQFPTLSYADFYQLAGVVAVEVTGGPDVPFHPGREDKQEPPVEGRLPDATKGSDHLRDVFVKQMGLSDKDIVALSGGHTLGRCHKERSGFEGPWTVNPLIFDNSYFKELLSGEKEGLLQLPSDKALLSDPAFRPLVEKYAADEDAFFADYAEAHLKLSELGFAEA